A window of the Dyadobacter pollutisoli genome harbors these coding sequences:
- the neuC gene encoding UDP-N-acetylglucosamine 2-epimerase — translation MIRKICVVVTARASYSRVRTLLQAIAQHPCLELQLVIAASALLEKYGSLSQSIRKDAFAITAKVSNALDSENATAAAKTTGLGTIELASVFENIRPDIVVTIADRFETMSTAIAAAFMNIPLAHIQGGEMTGNIDDKVRHAVTQLADIHFAATRMATARIIKMGQQPETVYHTGCPSIDQVFEVFVDPRIDFDPFHLYGGVGRTFDLSKPYLMVMQHPVTTEPENARQQIKQTFDAIHALNIPTLWFWPNADPGTSEIAGGIRTFREHHENLPIHFFKNTEPIHFLKLLKNTACLIGNSSAGIREGGCLGTPVVNIGSRQLGRERGSNVMDATPEKDSILNAVHQQLAKGNYAQNHMYGDGNAGRKIAALLATVPLTFHKQLSY, via the coding sequence ATGATACGAAAAATATGCGTCGTCGTAACGGCCAGAGCGAGTTATAGCCGCGTGCGAACACTTTTGCAAGCCATTGCCCAGCATCCGTGCCTGGAATTACAGCTAGTCATTGCCGCAAGCGCTTTGTTGGAAAAATACGGCTCGCTTTCGCAATCGATCAGGAAAGACGCCTTTGCAATCACTGCTAAGGTAAGCAATGCCCTGGATTCAGAAAATGCAACTGCCGCTGCCAAAACCACCGGATTAGGCACTATTGAGCTTGCCTCCGTTTTTGAAAATATCAGACCGGACATAGTCGTGACCATTGCAGACAGGTTTGAAACGATGTCAACAGCGATTGCCGCAGCCTTCATGAATATCCCTCTCGCACATATACAGGGTGGTGAAATGACCGGCAACATCGATGACAAAGTACGCCATGCCGTCACCCAACTGGCAGACATTCATTTTGCGGCCACCCGAATGGCTACCGCGCGAATTATTAAAATGGGCCAGCAGCCAGAAACAGTATACCATACCGGCTGCCCGTCCATTGACCAGGTTTTTGAAGTATTCGTCGATCCCAGGATAGATTTCGATCCTTTTCATTTGTACGGCGGCGTGGGCCGCACATTCGATCTGTCCAAACCCTATCTGATGGTCATGCAACATCCCGTCACTACTGAGCCCGAAAATGCAAGGCAGCAGATCAAGCAAACGTTCGACGCTATTCATGCCCTGAACATTCCCACTCTATGGTTTTGGCCCAATGCAGACCCAGGTACCAGCGAAATCGCGGGTGGGATCCGTACTTTTCGAGAGCATCACGAAAATCTGCCCATTCATTTCTTCAAGAACACAGAACCCATTCATTTTCTCAAATTATTAAAAAACACCGCCTGCCTCATCGGTAACTCCAGTGCCGGAATAAGGGAAGGAGGCTGCCTCGGAACTCCCGTGGTCAATATCGGTTCTCGGCAGCTAGGGAGGGAAAGAGGGAGCAATGTAATGGATGCTACTCCCGAAAAGGACAGTATTTTAAATGCGGTGCATCAACAACTTGCCAAAGGGAATTATGCCCAAAATCATATGTATGGAGACGGAAATGCCGGACGAAAGATTGCCGCGCTGCTCGCCACTGTCCCACTGACTTTTCATAAGCAACTAAGTTATTAA
- a CDS encoding N-acetylneuraminate synthase family protein, with protein sequence MQDNIYIIGEIGQAHDGSIGMAHAYIDALALAGVDAAKFQMHIADAESSIYEPFRNDTYFYDHSRMDYWRRMEFTKLEWVSLKKHCKEKKLDFIVSPFSNEAVDLLQEIGADKVKIGSAEAINLLIINKISKKNKDIIISSGMSQIAELDDSIAYLKDKNCNLALLQCTTAYPTSPHQWGLNMIADLRDRYHIPIGFSDHSGNIYACLAAASMGARLLEFHIVFDQKMFGPDASSSLTVDNAITMVKGVRQIEAALKNPVDKNDDSAFETSKTNFGRSLSLNKSLQKGQAVSFDDLESKKPAGYGIPVKCYLGIIGKKLARNMEKWEFLNEDDLI encoded by the coding sequence ATGCAGGATAACATTTATATCATAGGTGAAATTGGACAGGCACACGACGGAAGCATTGGAATGGCCCATGCCTACATTGATGCGCTTGCACTTGCCGGTGTGGATGCAGCGAAGTTCCAAATGCACATTGCCGATGCGGAAAGCAGTATCTACGAACCTTTCCGAAACGACACTTATTTCTACGATCATTCAAGAATGGATTATTGGCGCCGAATGGAATTTACAAAACTGGAATGGGTGTCACTGAAAAAACATTGCAAGGAAAAAAAGCTGGATTTCATAGTAAGCCCATTTTCCAATGAGGCCGTCGACCTTTTGCAGGAAATTGGTGCGGACAAAGTAAAGATCGGGTCAGCAGAGGCGATTAACCTGCTTATTATCAATAAAATATCGAAGAAAAATAAGGACATTATCATTTCATCTGGTATGAGTCAAATCGCTGAACTTGATGACTCAATTGCGTATTTGAAAGATAAAAACTGCAATCTCGCATTGCTGCAATGCACAACTGCATATCCAACCAGTCCTCACCAATGGGGACTTAATATGATTGCAGATCTGAGAGATCGTTATCACATTCCAATAGGTTTCTCCGATCATTCGGGAAACATCTATGCTTGCCTGGCCGCTGCTAGTATGGGTGCCCGGTTACTTGAATTTCACATTGTTTTTGATCAAAAAATGTTCGGCCCCGACGCGTCCTCATCGCTTACGGTGGATAATGCCATCACAATGGTGAAAGGCGTTCGCCAGATAGAAGCTGCATTGAAAAATCCGGTCGACAAAAATGATGACTCTGCCTTTGAAACTTCAAAAACAAATTTCGGCCGTTCACTTTCATTGAACAAGTCACTACAAAAAGGACAAGCGGTTTCATTTGACGATCTGGAAAGCAAGAAGCCAGCCGGATATGGCATTCCAGTCAAATGTTATTTAGGCATTATTGGTAAAAAACTAGCGCGTAACATGGAAAAATGGGAATTTCTAAATGAAGATGATTTGATATGA
- a CDS encoding GumC family protein, translating into MREKQLSSITRNGTNHVSLNLTLVHEALRNWYWFAMSLALCIGGALIFLRYASPEYKVTASLLIRDDSRGADFGDAALLESLGLSTVESSVDNEVQVLKSRTLIEKVVSDLQLNVQYYAVGQVKTTEIYDKSPFRLTLLKPEYSGEKSFIYYLTQIGNNRYQLRVNSKSISANFGDTILLPHGPAVLTKTSYQPAHEDKYYIAISAKDAPVKKYSAALTIAATNKMVSVVDLTLNETIPAKGEVIVKQLIDNYLKASIADKNRIADSTLSFIDETLITVSQELTDIEKQIENYRQVNRLTDVEENVRLLLQDAGQYNREEQNQVTRLEIVASLLKYLNENPDHIVPSSLYLNDPQFTSLAQKYNEIQLLKEKTLVAATEKHPLVKTLQVELSSLRADLMTIIASQKRELEVNINSLNRYNATYSSQIDQIPYRQRIFLDYSRQHQIKQELYLFLLKKRVETSISKSSTIPNARIIDAPKSDASPVTPNRQLVLLISGFIGLGVPLATLHLKDVLNGRITGKSEVLLHCNIPVLAEIGHESVKSLLHDNIIAEQFRVLRTNIQFLSLAEKSRTILLTSAVGGEGKSFTATHLSHSFALTGKKVILLELDLRKPRLAANMKLSNGGFTNWIISDEPLSHYIQTSETEKPFAVLTSGPSPPNPAEMLSFPKVQEMMIWLKENYDIIIMDTPPISLVTDARLLSGYADLSLFIVRQRFTHKHQLGYIQEMSDNKQLPGLHLVINDVKALPGYGYGYYDQSKPLSKVLSKIPGFKFLT; encoded by the coding sequence ATGCGCGAAAAACAGCTGAGTAGCATAACAAGGAACGGAACCAACCATGTTTCGCTGAACCTAACTCTGGTTCACGAGGCCTTACGGAACTGGTATTGGTTTGCAATGTCACTCGCGCTTTGCATTGGCGGCGCACTCATTTTCCTGCGTTACGCTTCTCCCGAATATAAGGTTACAGCCTCGCTACTGATCCGGGACGATTCTCGGGGTGCTGATTTCGGGGATGCTGCGTTACTTGAAAGTCTTGGGCTGTCTACCGTGGAAAGCAGCGTCGATAATGAAGTTCAGGTGCTAAAAAGCCGGACGCTAATCGAGAAAGTAGTCAGCGACTTACAGCTGAATGTTCAGTACTATGCTGTGGGTCAGGTCAAAACAACTGAAATCTACGATAAGTCGCCATTCCGTTTAACGCTCCTGAAACCTGAATACAGTGGTGAAAAATCATTCATATATTATCTCACTCAAATAGGAAACAACCGGTATCAGCTCAGAGTAAATTCAAAGAGCATTTCAGCGAATTTTGGAGATACCATTCTACTTCCGCACGGCCCCGCAGTTCTGACAAAGACTAGCTATCAGCCTGCTCACGAGGACAAATATTACATTGCTATATCCGCGAAAGATGCCCCGGTAAAAAAATACAGTGCAGCACTAACCATCGCGGCCACAAACAAAATGGTCAGTGTAGTTGATCTGACATTGAATGAAACGATTCCTGCAAAGGGAGAAGTAATTGTTAAGCAATTAATTGATAACTACCTGAAAGCTAGCATAGCCGATAAAAATCGCATTGCAGACAGTACCCTTTCATTCATTGATGAAACCCTGATAACGGTATCCCAAGAGCTAACCGATATTGAGAAGCAAATCGAAAATTACAGGCAGGTCAACCGGCTCACTGACGTTGAAGAAAATGTTCGGTTGTTACTTCAGGACGCCGGTCAATACAATCGCGAGGAACAAAATCAGGTGACGAGGTTGGAAATTGTCGCCTCTCTTTTGAAATATCTAAATGAAAATCCAGACCACATTGTCCCATCCTCTCTGTATTTAAATGACCCTCAATTCACATCCCTAGCTCAGAAATACAATGAAATTCAACTTTTGAAAGAAAAAACCCTGGTTGCAGCTACGGAGAAGCACCCTCTTGTCAAAACATTGCAAGTTGAGTTGAGCAGTCTGAGAGCTGATCTTATGACCATTATCGCTTCTCAAAAAAGAGAATTAGAGGTCAACATTAACTCGTTAAACCGGTATAACGCAACCTATTCATCCCAAATAGATCAAATTCCGTACCGCCAGCGAATATTTCTGGACTATTCACGACAACATCAAATCAAGCAGGAATTATATCTGTTCCTGCTCAAAAAGCGGGTAGAAACCTCCATTTCAAAGTCCTCGACCATCCCCAATGCCCGCATTATCGACGCTCCAAAATCGGATGCATCCCCCGTAACACCTAATCGGCAACTCGTATTACTGATTTCCGGGTTCATTGGACTCGGTGTTCCATTAGCCACATTGCACCTCAAAGACGTTCTGAATGGACGGATTACGGGCAAGTCTGAGGTGTTGCTGCATTGTAATATTCCGGTATTAGCGGAAATTGGTCACGAGTCAGTAAAAAGCCTTTTGCACGACAACATCATCGCCGAGCAGTTCAGAGTGTTACGGACCAACATCCAGTTTTTATCACTAGCTGAAAAGAGCCGCACCATCCTGTTAACATCCGCTGTAGGGGGCGAAGGAAAGTCGTTTACTGCCACGCATTTGTCCCATTCGTTTGCATTGACAGGTAAAAAGGTAATACTCCTTGAACTTGATTTGCGAAAACCGCGATTGGCCGCCAACATGAAATTGAGTAACGGTGGATTCACCAATTGGATAATATCCGACGAACCACTGAGTCACTATATTCAGACGTCGGAGACAGAGAAGCCATTCGCTGTCCTTACTTCCGGTCCTTCTCCACCAAATCCGGCTGAAATGCTTTCATTTCCCAAAGTGCAGGAAATGATGATCTGGCTTAAAGAAAATTATGACATCATTATCATGGACACGCCCCCCATTAGCCTGGTTACCGACGCACGCCTGCTGAGTGGTTATGCAGACTTGTCCCTGTTTATCGTCAGGCAGCGGTTTACACATAAACATCAGCTCGGATACATTCAGGAAATGTCCGACAACAAACAATTGCCCGGTTTACACCTCGTGATCAACGACGTCAAAGCGTTGCCAGGTTACGGATATGGTTACTATGACCAAAGTAAGCCTCTCTCGAAGGTTTTAAGCAAGATACCAGGATTTAAATTTTTGACTTGA